ATAAAGCGAAACACAAAAAGTAATACAAaagagccactcttttctggccggtggtagtgtggttgtgttctttgtctcttgtccgtgtctacccgaacgcttgatattccgttgttgtgttcccttcttactgtcgttggcgccaccctagtcgtaaagtgaattcctaggacctagctgtaaggcccgtttgagccaagagagggcgtgtagggcatgagaggtatgaggttggttagggtatgtgttacgaaatgcaacggttgtgagaaaaacatgataactgagtgttaAACCTAGGTtagtatggataagttgtggagatccaactcctctatcagctccaggactagttgtcctcctgatattgtaaatgaagaagatcacactattgatgataatgagttgatccctgattttcgtaaatggactattcctaaagttgatactaaaactatttataaaactagttttgttgaaagtacttttcattctgcttataaagctagaactgttgaacaaattttctctatttcgagaattcatgaaaaatgttgtttattcactaaaaagaatattaatgacttccttgctgctaaaaaattctattatttgcatattggtatggttcaagttgctattaaaccgcttacccgaaagggtattaatgcttctgttctcatgtgtttaagagatgctagatttaagatttttaaagatagcattcttggtatgatcactgcttctttgtatgatggtcctgtttatttcaactgttatcttgatcttactcttgctttggatgatcctaatattgttaaagctttaactttgaatattgcttcatctggctatcacatggaagagggtagtaagccttttgctttgatttatcgcatttattacaaattaatgggtactcaaatgaatccttgtgctataatgcctagagaaccttcaggtaaaaccatgttaatccAATGCtcaactcctgatgctaaaatccaagttccaaaaatgattcaatggcaagatgttaaacttcctaaggattggttgttagaacaagaaacccctcctgctaaacccatttttgatgagcttgatctcacccatattcaacaatatcttgatggtactgttaaaataagttttcaaaacaatccacctttgaggatcaacgaaggaagacattcctttgctggatctgaaagtatttcaaaaagagaccacgagatcaatgaatttttgaaaaagaatttggaaacatcctctgatttaaagctaaaaggtatttcaagtgataaatcccaatttagctctgtttactattcaactaaacctgaaacttccactccatttagaaaaactgctaatgaagatgaggaagatactgtttctgttactccatctgattttgattctcctattgaaactcctcctgtttaccaaaatcaattaagagttttgactgttttaaatgatgattttgaaattgattgggattctttgtacaatgagtttatgcttgcttcaaacaaaaccaagagaaaatatttccaagataattttgctcagtctgataaagaccgtgttaaaagaaaatggttggaaatgatgaatcaattgaaaaaacatattttgttctttgattttcttgaaaaccattatgttccaaataatgaggtttcaaaacaacatttatatgtgataaagaaatcaaattttgttaagattgataaaaccattgttaggtctagtcatcctcctcttgattcaattttgataactactaaaaaagatgaagtgacaaaagaggaagtgaaggcctctcctttcaaaattgctgacgatcaaactcctattgttagccttattgaacaaaacaattttactaatcaatctttgcatattattggtcaacagcttgaccgtattgaagaaaaatttgttgaaaaatctgtttctgtttctgaaaaatctgttcctgttaaaattgagaaacctttgattgatttacccagtcaaagagaaaaagttatgtttaaaacttctcagtccaagactcttgaaattgttgacaaaatgctttctaatctaaaaactaaaactgagggtactggtacttctacaagtactccaactgctcgaactatttccaaaaaagaaattgtttctgacgaaaatacagattctgatactgtttcttctgtttcttctgttcctgcaaaaagaatctttgatgatgatttcccagaaattaaaagatttgttgggaactccaaacccatgtcttttacaaaaaattggtatccaaaacctactcctcctgatatgcagtttgaagagagatcttttcaaacacagttttttgTCTCTGCTGATAAGctctatgaatggaatattgatggtttgtctgaacaggaaatcattaataaaatgagtcacatgtctatggttggtattgcttatcaaaacaaCCATaatcttgatcaacctgaaattgttaacttgcttcttactggtttttctggtactcttcgtggatggtgggattcatacaccactgaagaatccaaagagtctattaaacatgctgttaaaaagaatgaggaaggtttgcctatttttgatgaaagtattggtcgtggtattcctgatggtgtcaataccttgatctataccattctcaaacattttgttggtactccatccaatatttcatcccGTGTTTCTGATTATCTGAATAATCtgagttgtccaactatgtctgattacagatggtatcaagatgttttcaCTTCCAGGgtgatgctccggaaagattgccataagccttattggaaagaaaagtttattgacggtctgcctcctatctttgctcataaggtaaaacaagaactaatgggtaaaaatgattctattgattatgataatttaacttatggtgatattttcagtactattaaaaaacttggtattaatatgtgcaatgatgaaaaactgttaaaacaccaattaaagaataaaagaaaagctaaatatgaaatgggaaatttctgtgaacaatatggtttgcctcctattgctccttctaagcaaaaaagtaaaaaacatgataaaagctataaaaaatacaaaaataactttgttaagcccaatgatttctatgctaaaaagaaaaatgtttctaaaaaacatgttaaacagaGATCAAGTAAAGGTAAATTTGTATTACTTTTTGTGTTCCGCTTTATGTTCTATCCTCTTTgtcatgttttttttattttttttattttttttttattttttttttggtgctgcAATTGTTACCACAACTAGGGACGACAAAACTTTACCCAAAAGCCAAAACTTGTTAACCCGCTCAATGATAATCATTGATCTAAACTTAGATTTCCCATCAAAAACTTAAGCATCAAATAAGAAGTCATGCACAACTTAATTAATATAGGATAAAAGAGAATTATAGAATTATTATAATATGCAATTCAAATGTGAAGCTTCTGAATTTTCTAAACGTGTTTGTTGTATGTCTTAGAAATTTTGAACCGCTTAAAATAGATGTGGTAGTGATGCTTGTGATTTGTTTACCTAAGggaatttgattatattatgTTTCGAACCCTTGCTAGCTAGTGGTATTTGTTTTGGAACCCACTAATAATGACTTTGGAATTAAAtgtaagatttaaaaaaataataataataatggatgaagacatatatgtatattctttgagttttacttaaattttgatttaatatGATAGTTTAGTCTTGGCCCCTAAACAAAAATTCTATATTTCGCTTTTGTTATCTATGTTGTCTTACCCAGGAGTAGCTTAACACTATAGGGTACTAAGACAAtgtagacccccaaattaaataAGCCCCCCTTCATTACCTAATAGAATATAATTAAGTTCTTCTtaccttttcaaaaaataataataataataaaattaaggcCCCTAGAATGcaatttcccaaactaatttaatcaataaaagttatttttaaaaaaatttacatttttttgaatGTTATGCACTCTTTATCAAGATCATGACAAACAGAAATCAAATGTGAGACAAGTTGAAGTTGAACAAGCAACAATTAAACAAAAGCAGTCAGAGCAAGCATCAGTGGTTGAAGACTCTAGCTGCAGAATCTACAGAACAAAGGAAACACAAAAGAAGATAAACGACAGTAGCATAACTATGTGTTGACAAAAACGACATGTAGCTTTAACTCATTGTACTTGTTTACACGTGCCACACGTATCAGAGTCAGTTAGTATTTCTGTTATTTCTGTTTTGGTAACGTTTTCTCtgataattaataaaattgaggAATCATTTTTACCGAACAGATCTTTGATACTCTTGTTTATGGAGATACACGTTTTATTGAAAATTCGGTACAAAACTAATCTCACATCACTAGGAACAAGTTTTTTGCACTTGCATTTTCACCAATAAAAAGCCATGTCGATCCCCATTAGTGAACCATCAACAAACACTCAAAATCACTAGGAAATGGAAATTGAATAGATGTtgattgaattttatattaaaaaacattgtaGGTTGAAATTTGTCTTGGCCAAATCTCTCTTGAATTTAAAAGGCTTTGCTGACTCTCTTGTTTTCACTATGGCAAATTCGCTACACAAATTGATTGAGGGGATGCTCAAATCCAAATATTTATTGATTGAAGGGGTTGATCAAATCCAAATATTTTGGCTCTCGCTTAACAgcaagttttattttcttttcccttttccttgCAATTATCGttattttcttgctttattttctAGTCTTAATTTTTATATCGCAACCTTAGTCATGCATACACTGCGCTCTTTGAAGCCAAGTTTTGCTCGTTCTTGTATTTGAATGTTGATTGTTTgtctccttttcttttaatgacATGTTAGAAACATGCTTAGGAACTGGAATGTGTTAGAAATATGCGATCAAAAGCCCTAGAATTAAAACATCTTACCTCTGAACGAATATGTTAAAAGTGTGATTTACTCTTTTCAATTCTTGTAAAAGTAAAAAGCATCCCGCTTAGGGAACTCCTTACTAGAAACTGGCTATGAGGTACATAAATGATAGTTGACCCATTTGGCTGGGCAAATCAGGGTGTCTTAACAGTCTTAACATCTTCCCAAACTCATATCCTAAATTTGGACTCACATCTCATTCAATACAGAAAAGATACTAGATCTCAGTTAAATCAAGAATAAGCACACATGAGAGGGAGTGATAAACTGTGTGTGTAGAGAATAAGAAACTGATCTCTGGCTACGCGATCTGCTGTGCACTCTGGCTTTCTATCCTCAACTGGTAGAgtatgagagagagtgagagagctGGGGTGGGTGCATGGAGATTCAGACTCCGGCTCCTGCACAATATATTTAGAATGCCATCCctaaatcaagaaataaaatataaaagggTCATCATTGCAGCCATTCCTTATGATGCCATGCTTTACAAGCTAAAATGCTATGCTCATAAATGATAGAAACGAATCAACGCACCAATAAGTGGTAGTGCTCATATTTTGGAGTAAAAAGGACAAGCCAAAGGAGTACATGACCACATGGACCGAGGTCAAGAGTCATGGCCCTGCATTTCATAGTTTAGCAAAATGTATGAACATTGATAAAGTAGAGTGCCAAGTCTGAATTTGCATGGCTAACCTGATCCTGTGATAAAGAAACTATAGaaagacaaatttttattatcaaataatcaGAATGCTAGAGCTCTAATTTGTTAATATAAGCAACAAAGATCAACTGACAGGTCGATAAACAGCATAGCTCATATCCTGGTGCCAGATAAGGCAAATGAGTTAAAAGACATGAGACATTGCCTGTAGTTTATAATTTAAGAAAATGTATGAATATATTCAAAACCAACAATTGCAAAACTGAATTCATGTAACTAATACAATCTAttgatttaagatttttttttataattacaaaTATGTTAACATGAGCACGCTTTGCTCCTTGACAGGCTAGACTTCTTTGCATAAATATTCAAAATGCTTGATTGCTCTTtgaataaaaagttatatttttaattctcaaaTGCGTAAAATGCTACCACAATCTTTTCTTAATCTAATAGCCTACAAACAAGTTCCAATTCTATAGCCCACAAAATGAAGTTCCAATGATCAATTCCTATGTGGAAAAGAACATATATGTTCAGAGGGTTCCTCATAAACATTATTTATAGAAGTTCAGATTACCCAAACTCATTAATTCCTCACTTCCAATGAAAGATTTTGGTCCTTGTTCCAAAAACCCTTCATTCTTCTCAATATGCAAAAGCAACTTGTTCTGGTACAACTGGATTGATGTCAAAATCCTATACTCTGAATTCCCACTAATCACACAAACCTTCGGCAACCCATTACTACACCCTTTTGACATCCCCACATCAATCCATATTGCCTGATTATTGCAAACCCCATTGATCCCAATCTCTTGAATCGCATGCCCCCCATTATCATCTTATTTGCCCTGAGAGTCATGGCACGCACTTGTTCGATGCCAAACAAGCACAATTCAAAACAGCTTGTCCAAGAACCATTCTCCTGTACAGTTGTGGAACCTGAATATAACTGTGCAGCAAGTATGATCAAACTATTCCGAATCAGCAAAAAAAGGCCAATAATTATTCACTTCACTTTCAAAATATCCATCCATGAGAAAATTAGATTATTAGAGAATCGGATAGCATTCACTGTAACCCAAGTTACCCAACTTGGTGGATAACAGAGAATAAGTAGacaatattgtttaaaaaataaataaataaaaggacaaCTGCACCATGAAAAACTAgtttgatattaaaattttgatagttGAGGGAGGGGAGATTTGAGTCCTAGACATCTTTGATAAAGTACAAGGCTTTTGGCAAAAATTagtttgatattgaatatattactttgattacaaaaatcaaagttacCCCCAATACcatgcattattttttattaaactaacAAGGACCAGTGTACATGATACACAAACTGATCCATAACTTTTCTTTGATAATTCTTACAAGTGGTGATGGGGGATTTGAACCATGGTTCTTATAAAGGAGACCAGGCAATACTCCAACGCTATAAGACTCTTGGCAAACTAATCCAAAGCCTTGGTATAGGGTGaattaaatacattccattttGAATACACTACAATGTTTACAGTTAATAAGGGCTAAGAGTGAAATTGCAACCATACTTTTAACGAGAATAAACAAATACAATAGAATAGCAGAATAAAAAATTGCTGAGGCAATCCCATGAGTCAAATCAAAAGCagaaaaaacaatatatttagattttttgttgttgtgtgaataaaaatatatttgaaatgcaatcattaaattaagaaataaaataggCAAATATCAGGGTCATCACAGCAGCGATTCCTGATGATGCCATGCTTTACTTTAAAGCCAATATACTATGCTCAAAAATAATAGAGACGAATTGACACACTAAAAAGTGTTAAAGAGCTCGTATTTTGGTGTTAACAGGACAAGTCAAAGGGGTATATGGACTAAGCTAATGAGACATTGACAAGCAGATAAAATTTTAACAGAATGTGTGAACAGACCAAATTCATGAAGCAAACCCAGAAACACAcatttaaataatcaatatgTGGTATGGCAGATATCATGGTTCCACTTCCACAAGGAGAAGGTAAAAGAGTTTACACCATGAGGAGACATTGCCAAGTGGTTTATAATTCTACTAAAATGGCAAAACTGGATTCGTGAAACTAGTaacaatttattgatataaGCATTTTTTTAGTAACTACAATTTATTAAAACCAGAAACTACAGAAACAAGAATCCAAATCTTCAAATAATAACAATGCTGTAGCAACCTTTGAATAGAAAGTTGTATAACTTATATTCAAATGCAAGGAATGCCACAACAATCTTTATTCTACATCTAATTTTCCTACAACAACAattgcttataaaaaaaacaattgcacAATTCTATACTCCACAAAATGAAGTTCAAATGATCAATTCCAACATGAAAAATGACACGTATACATATATGTTGAAAGTTTAGATTACCCAAACTCCTAAGCCTTCACTTCCACTTGTTTCGGTCCTTGTTCTGGAATCAACAACCCAAGCCCTCCCTTCCTCTCTCTATGCAAATACTTATCCCGATACAATGGGTTCGAGGTCAAAACTTTTAACCCTGAATTCTCACTAATCTCCAAAACCTCCGGGAACCCATCACCACACCCTTTTGACATCCCCACATCAATCCTTATCGCCCGATTTTCACAAGCCTCACTAATCCCATTCTCCTGAATTGTATGCCCCATTATCATCCTCCTCGCCCCCGGAATTGTGCTAAGCAACAATTCAAGAGCCGAACAATCACATTTCTTCGTCGAATCATCCGAAAAATCCCTCATCCACACCACGGCATCTGCATACCTCAAAAATTTCTTCACCGTGTAATTTTCCCCCAATCCATTAAGCCAATCCCTCACATCTTCATTGATTTTCTCCAATCCATAGTACACGTGTTCCGGCTTAAGGCCGCCGTGCACGAAAACCGAATCGCCGACGACTAAAACCGTCGCGTTTTTCGACAAAAACCGCGCCGAAATCGGACCGTTAGGCTGTAAAGCAGCGATTCTCGCTCTGAAACCTTGAACCACAGCTTCATTATCGTTATCGATTTCAGGAAAAGATGAAGGAATGCCTTTGAATATGTTCTTAGGGTTTTCCAAACCCTCGCAAAGACATTTCATGACTTGGCCAACACGGTACCACTCCGCCCAAACCCTAAACTCTTCACAACCCGATTCCGACATGTACCGGAAATCTCTTTCCACGTTCAAGGTCTCGTGGTTGCCGTTCATGGTGATGACTTCGCCGCCGGCCTTCACCGCTTGCCGACGAAGTCTCTCGAGAAAATAGAGTATTTTAATCTCATCGCCGCCGCGATCGAGTACGTCGCCGACCTGAACCACGGTCGTTGACCCGCCGGTCCAGTCGCCGGAGTCGTTAATCAGCTCAGCGAGTCGTAACGCTTGCTTCGACTTCTCCAAATCGCCGTGGAGATCGCCGATCGCGACGAGTCGACCCGGCGGAGAAGGATACCGAGTTTTGAACTTTCCAGGGGTATTTTCGTCATTTCGATGACTTACAGGGGCATTAGAGTCAGGGGTGTTTTGGTAATTTGGTAAGAAGAGGCCGCCACTGACAGAGAAATCGACGAAAGTGTCGACGAAAGAGGAAAGAAGATTTGGGACTTGTTGACACGTTGCGCTTGTTGTGGGTTTTTCCATTGTGagatttttttgtagtttaggtgtatgtgtttttgtttgtgagaGATTTGGGTGCGAGTGAGACTATGGAGACGATAGAGTAGGGACGGGAGGGATTGAATGCGAAGCTTTGCGATGATATAACAAACAGGGGTTTCGATGATGTGGAGAAGGCGTGCTAGACGATTCTCTATAATATAGACTGTACCATACTACTCCAAGAAAGTCAACATGAGATTGTTgtctttattatcaaatctgGATGCCTTATCAGTTGAAGAACccactcagtttttttttttatataaataaaaaaacttagatcCGTTATTTGACCGGAAGAGActttatcagttttttttttttttttttcttttggttgggATCCTACGGTTAGGGCAAAGGCAAAAACTTTACCATAAAATTAATATGAACTCACTAAAGCTAGACCGCTTAATAATTCTAACTTGGTATCAAACTTGAATAATCTATAGTTATTTAAGGAACTTCTCTGGtttgaaatcttttttatttttttattttttttgtttaaaaaaactcttacaccctatgtttaagtagaaataaaattaaaaggcaATCTAggaaaaatacaactctaattctcactaaaatattgcctaaaaaataaaatcactctCCTGttcattttaaattactttattcacttataaattagattttcaaaataaaaattatataaaatagccTCATCATAGACACTTCGCGCATGAGATAagactcttttttatttatttagttttttccAATAAGTTATAATTGGTTTTTGtatgggtcttttttttttttttttttttgttctttttttggaCGTTTTATTTGTTAGGAGCTTAGGATAGGTACTGTGGgcagtttttatttatatagaaaGTGGGATAGTGGGAAGGGAAgtgggaagttttttttttttttttttaatagtttttacgTTAGgtaggtttcttttttttttttttcttttttttgtgaatttatagttttaaccttatttcttatattttaaaaataaagattagttaattaaattagaggtatttttgaaagaaaaaaaaacgtaatagctaactttttgaatccttttaatatataggaataaaataaaaatataggtttttttttttttggctacaaaataaatttgtaatatatgtttattttttgaaaaaacaaaaaacaaaacaaaagcctcatcacacgcATGAAGCACGTGTGACGAGgctaatttcaattaaatatataGATCAGTCCTCAATTTAAGTTGAAGGATTTACACACCATTCTTTTTTATAGAAGGAtttacacaacaaattttatcattttttttaatagtaaaatgttattttcttcaaatcctaAGGAgaagtgtttttttctttcgagATTATGGTGAAATGTAATTCTCTCAAATCTCGAAAGAAATAAATGTAATTACTCATAGTTAAAACTAGGGAAAAATTGGGTCTAATGCATTAGGATGTGATCATATGATAAGTGTTTGACACTAGTCAAAATTCCACCAAACCCAGACCAATTCCATTAAATATTT
The Quercus lobata isolate SW786 chromosome 10, ValleyOak3.0 Primary Assembly, whole genome shotgun sequence DNA segment above includes these coding regions:
- the LOC115966025 gene encoding shewanella-like protein phosphatase 2, which gives rise to MEKPTTSATCQQVPNLLSSFVDTFVDFSVSGGLFLPNYQNTPDSNAPVSHRNDENTPGKFKTRYPSPPGRLVAIGDLHGDLEKSKQALRLAELINDSGDWTGGSTTVVQVGDVLDRGGDEIKILYFLERLRRQAVKAGGEVITMNGNHETLNVERDFRYMSESGCEEFRVWAEWYRVGQVMKCLCEGLENPKNIFKGIPSSFPEIDNDNEAVVQGFRARIAALQPNGPISARFLSKNATVLVVGDSVFVHGGLKPEHVYYGLEKINEDVRDWLNGLGENYTVKKFLRYADAVVWMRDFSDDSTKKCDCSALELLLSTIPGARRMIMGHTIQENGISEACENRAIRIDVGMSKGCGDGFPEVLEISENSGLKVLTSNPLYRDKYLHRERKGGLGLLIPEQGPKQVEVKA